The following proteins are co-located in the Sardina pilchardus chromosome 24, fSarPil1.1, whole genome shotgun sequence genome:
- the eva1bb gene encoding eva-1 homolog Bb, which produces MSKMNDTQAEMELLSNSMATYAHLKDNVESFALFFMLGVCSGLLVALCLLVLGLACRPRAKQAPRSPDRRQLRESSEEDEDDEEDGDEPSQVKDDEEAEIPRVTVAPMSDLSQSNGTLRSVNVFTSAEELEKARRLEERERIVREIWRNGQPDILATGTGTLGRVHYH; this is translated from the exons ATGTCTAAAATGAATGACACACAAGCAGAAATGGAGCTTTTGAGCAACAGCATGGCAACATATGCCCACCTCAAAG ATAATGTGGAGAGCTTTGCCCTGTTCTTCATGCTGGGCGTGTGTTCCGGCCTGCTCGTGGCCTTGTGCTTGCTGGTCTTAGGTCTGGCGTGCCGGCCGCGCGCTAAACAAGCTCCTCGCTCACCCGACAGGCGGCAGCTGCGAGAGTCGAGCGAGGAAGATGAGGACGATGAGGAAGACGGCGATGAGCCTAGCCAGGTGAAAGATGACGAAGAAGCAGAGATTCCCCGAGTGACGGTGGCGCCCATGAGCGATCTCAGCCAGTCCAACGGCACCTTGCGAAGTGTGAACGTCTTCACTTCAGCTGAGGAGCTGGAGAAAGCGCGAAgattggaggagagggagcgtaTCGTCAGGGAGATCTGGAGAAACGGACAGCCGGACATACTGGCGACGGGCACAGGCACCCTAGGACGGGTACACTACCACTGA
- the thrap3b gene encoding thyroid hormone receptor-associated protein 3b isoform X1, which translates to MSKPPNSPSRSRSRSASRSRSRSYSRSRSRSRSRSRKHRYSSRSRSRSRSHSPSHGRERNYPSRDYQNNRGGYRGYNRGFRRPFYPRGRGRGFYPRRFQRGGGNYGYRNNNWQGDYKNRDHQGQHDSYRDHSPRRGRSRSRTRSPRRRSASRSRSRGSYRSSSGHSRHSSSSSRSSRSPRRRADKRASRDSKRQQQQQQQQQQQQQQQEERRSGSRASKDEGAGGAGASSAAGASSLPNEPPGGGNSSSLDRSKWKGLTEYETSPKLTGTGTRPGGQGPASAGSDQKNPTGLWRTIGQTNPPDQSPTKSSATSGGASSATTGFGFFSKGERPGEKNPISTAFKKFLAEQGKKTEDRENGREGEPGSASADAESGGAKASYDPSPGYSGTKSDKSLPFLDEDLDLDFSQERKSEVKPPPSSLTARDLAEERFGKWDDSDYPSTNKEPPEDVEEELQHMEEELYLSRKQARGKEERSAKKKEKKKNRVSPTSPTPASRGAPAAAAAAEGRTRPLFPVGRDDSPPSRTAGKRDEDFTNFTIKPYQDEGEGGSTSGSMAKERRLSRDLVHPSKKDQEFRSIFQHIQAAQLRRSPSELYAQHIVTIVHHIKAQHFRSSGMTLNERFAMYQRRATEMEMMKPKKSPEIHRRIDVSPSAFKRHAHLFEDFEESSYKEGKKYEGDLRLDIERRKKYPTKDREHKRDGGKGSGGSRGPSRERSAEKSSKHHKKSKKSKKKRERSPSSSSSSSSPSPSFRGKEYMGEEMEHMEEGGYGKVRMGGPREYPMDRGPRDYEGHGDRGRGGYGRGRGGYDGGRGGFQPRIRGRGWGRGNYPGNNNNGNPQQMGGPPVRPPEEEWDPEYTPKSRKYYLHDDRDGENKWVDMRGRGRGGPYPRGRGFVFRKGAGGGGSPKWTHDMFQGSEEGELGDSNGSDVNHKEEDKTGDATMSKM; encoded by the exons ATGTCCAAGCCCCCGAACTCCCCCTCGCGCTCGCGCTCCAGGTCGGCATCCCGCTCCAGGTCCCGGTCGTACTCGCGGTCCCGGTCCAGAAGCCGCTCCCGTTCCAGGAAGCACCGGTACAG CTCCAGGTCTCGGTCCCGATCCAGGTCTCATTCTCCGTCCCACGGCCGTGAGCGCAACTACCCCAGTCGTGACTACCAGAACAACCGCGGAGGCTACCGGGGCTACAACCGGGGCTTCCGCCGGCCTTTCTACCCCAGGGGTCGAGGTCGCGGCTTCTACCCCCGGCGCTTCCAGCGCGGCGGCGGCAACTACGGCTACCGCAACAACAACTGGCAGGGCGACTACAAGAACCGCGACCACCAGGGCCAGCACGACTCGTACCGCGACCACAGCCCTCGCCGCGGCCGATCCCGATCCCGCACGCGGTCGCCCCGCCGCCGCTCGGCCAGCCGCTCGCGGTCCCGCGGCTCCTACCGCTCGTCGTCGGGACACTCGCGCCACTCCAGCTCCTCGTCCCGCTCCTCGCGCTCCCCGCGTCGCCGCGCCGACAAGCGCGCCTCCCGCGACAGCAAGcgtcagcagcagcaacagcaacagcagcagcagcagcagcagcagcaggaagagCGGCGCTCCGGCTCCAGGGCCAGCAAAGatgagggagcaggaggagcgggAGCGTCGTCAGCCGCAGGAGCGTCCTCCCTGCCCAATGAACCCCCCGGCGGAGGCAACAGCAGCTCGCTGGACCGCAGCAAGTGGAAGGGCCTGACCGAGTACGAGACCAGCCCCAAGCTGACCGGCACCGGGACCAGGCCCGGAGGCCAGGGGCCAGCCTCGGCCGGTTCCGACCAGAAGAACCCCACTGGGCTGTGGAGGACCATCGGCCAGACCAATCCGCCTGACCAGAGCCCTACCAAATCGTCCGCCACCTCTGGGGGTGCGTCATCGGCCACCACCGGCTTCGGTTTCTTCTCCAAAGGAGAGCGTCCAGGAGAGAAGAACCCAATCTCAACGGCTTTCAAGAA GTTTTTAGCAGAGCAAGGCAAAAAAACAGAGGACCGTGAGAACGGGCGCGAAGGTGAGCCCGGGTCCGCCTCGGCCGACGCAGAGAGCGGAGGCGCCAAAGCCTCGTACGACCCGAGCCCGGGCTACAGCGGCACCAAGTCCGACAAGAGCCTGCCCTTCCTGGACGAGGACTTGGACCTGGACTTCAGCCAGGAGCGGAAGAGCGAGGTCAAGCCGCCGCCGTCGTCCCTGACGGCCCGCGACCTCGCCGAGGAGCGCTTCGGCAAGTGGGACGACTCCGACTACCCCTCCACCAACAAGGAGCCGCCCGAGGACGTGGAGGAGGAGCTCCAGcacatggaggaggagctgtACCTCAGCCGCAAGCAGGCCCGCGGCAAGGAGGAGCGCAGCgccaagaagaaggagaagaagaagaaccgCGTGAGCCCCACCTCCCCGACGCCGGCCTCCCGGGGCGcccctgccgccgccgccgccgccgagggCCGCACGCGTCCACTATTCCCCGTAGGGAGAGACGACTCGCCCCCGTCCAGAACGGCAGGAAAGAGGGACGAGGACTTTACTAACTTTACCATCAAACCATACCAGGACGAGGGAGAGGG TGGCAGCACGTCCGGCTCGATGGCTAAAGAGCGCCGTTTGTCTCGCGACCTGGTCCACCCGAGTAAGAAAGACCAGGAGTTCCGCTCCATCTTCCAGCACATTCAGGCCGCACAGCTGCGCCGGAGTCCCTCTGAGCTCTACGCTCAGCACATAGTCACCATCGTACACCACATCAAAG CGCAACACTTCCGCTCGTCAGGAATGACTCTAAACGAGCGCTTTGCCATGTACCAAAGACGGGCCACTGAGATGGAAATGATGAAGCCAAAGAAAAGCCCAGAGATCCACAG GAGAATTGATGTGTCTCCCAGTGCTTTTAAGAGGCACGCTCACCTGTTTGAGGATTTCGAGGAGAGCAGCTACAAG GAGGGTAAAAAATATGAGGGCGACCTGCGTCTGGACATAGAGAGGCGTAAAAAGTACCCCACTAAGGACCGCGAGCACAAGCGGGATGGGGGCAAGGGTTCAGGGGGCTCCCGGGGTCCCAGCAGGGAGCGCTCCGCCGAAAAATCCTCCAAACACCACAAAAAGTCCAA GAAGAGCAAGAAAAAGCGAGAGAGGtctccctcctcatcctcctcctcttcctccccctccccctccttcagGGGTAAGGAGTACatgggagaggagatggagcatATGGAGGAAGGGGGGTACGGCAAGGTGCGCATGGGGGGCCCCCGAGAATACCCTATGGACCGCGGTCCCCGTGACTACGAGGGCCACGGCGACAGGGGTCGCGGTGGGTACGGACGCGGCCGAGGAGGTTACGACGGCGGTCGCGGGGGATTT CAACCAAGGATAAGAGGCCGAGGATGGGGAAGGGGTAATTACCCTGGCAACAATAACAATGGCAACCCGCAGCAGATGGGTGGGCCGCCGGTGCGTCCCCCTGAGGAGGAGTGGGACCCGGAGTACACCCCCAAGAGCAGGAAGTACTACCTG caTGATGACCGTGACGGGGAGAATAAGTGGGTGGACATGCGAGGACGTGGGCGTGGTGGTCCCTACCCCCGGGGTCGGGGGTTTGTGTTCCGTAAGGGTGCCGGAGGCGGTGGCAGCCCCAAGTGGACCCACGACATGTTCCAGGGGTCGGAAGAGGGCGAGCTGGGCGACAGCAACGGTTCTGACGTCAACCACAAGGAAGAGGATAAAACCGGAGATGCCACCATGTCAAAGATGTAA
- the thrap3b gene encoding thyroid hormone receptor-associated protein 3b isoform X2 codes for MSKPPNSPSRSRSRSASRSRSRSYSRSRSRSRSRSRKHRYSSRSRSRSRSHSPSHGRERNYPSRDYQNNRGGYRGYNRGFRRPFYPRGRGRGFYPRRFQRGGGNYGYRNNNWQGDYKNRDHQGQHDSYRDHSPRRGRSRSRTRSPRRRSASRSRSRGSYRSSSGHSRHSSSSSRSSRSPRRRADKRASRDSKRQQQQQQQQQQQQQQQEERRSGSRASKDEGAGGAGASSAAGASSLPNEPPGGGNSSSLDRSKWKGLTEYETSPKLTGTGTRPGGQGPASAGSDQKNPTGLWRTIGQTNPPDQSPTKSSATSGGASSATTGFGFFSKGERPGEKNPISTAFKKFLAEQGKKTEDRENGREGEPGSASADAESGGAKASYDPSPGYSGTKSDKSLPFLDEDLDLDFSQERKSEVKPPPSSLTARDLAEERFGKWDDSDYPSTNKEPPEDVEEELQHMEEELYLSRKQARGKEERSAKKKEKKKNRVSPTSPTPASRGAPAAAAAAEGRTRPLFPVGRDDSPPSRTAGKRDEDFTNFTIKPYQDEGEGGSTSGSMAKERRLSRDLVHPSKKDQEFRSIFQHIQAAQLRRSPSELYAQHIVTIVHHIKAQHFRSSGMTLNERFAMYQRRATEMEMMKPKKSPEIHRRIDVSPSAFKRHAHLFEDFEESSYKEGKKYEGDLRLDIERRKKYPTKDREHKRDGGKGSGGSRGPSRERSAEKSSKHHKKSKDHVMKS; via the exons ATGTCCAAGCCCCCGAACTCCCCCTCGCGCTCGCGCTCCAGGTCGGCATCCCGCTCCAGGTCCCGGTCGTACTCGCGGTCCCGGTCCAGAAGCCGCTCCCGTTCCAGGAAGCACCGGTACAG CTCCAGGTCTCGGTCCCGATCCAGGTCTCATTCTCCGTCCCACGGCCGTGAGCGCAACTACCCCAGTCGTGACTACCAGAACAACCGCGGAGGCTACCGGGGCTACAACCGGGGCTTCCGCCGGCCTTTCTACCCCAGGGGTCGAGGTCGCGGCTTCTACCCCCGGCGCTTCCAGCGCGGCGGCGGCAACTACGGCTACCGCAACAACAACTGGCAGGGCGACTACAAGAACCGCGACCACCAGGGCCAGCACGACTCGTACCGCGACCACAGCCCTCGCCGCGGCCGATCCCGATCCCGCACGCGGTCGCCCCGCCGCCGCTCGGCCAGCCGCTCGCGGTCCCGCGGCTCCTACCGCTCGTCGTCGGGACACTCGCGCCACTCCAGCTCCTCGTCCCGCTCCTCGCGCTCCCCGCGTCGCCGCGCCGACAAGCGCGCCTCCCGCGACAGCAAGcgtcagcagcagcaacagcaacagcagcagcagcagcagcagcagcaggaagagCGGCGCTCCGGCTCCAGGGCCAGCAAAGatgagggagcaggaggagcgggAGCGTCGTCAGCCGCAGGAGCGTCCTCCCTGCCCAATGAACCCCCCGGCGGAGGCAACAGCAGCTCGCTGGACCGCAGCAAGTGGAAGGGCCTGACCGAGTACGAGACCAGCCCCAAGCTGACCGGCACCGGGACCAGGCCCGGAGGCCAGGGGCCAGCCTCGGCCGGTTCCGACCAGAAGAACCCCACTGGGCTGTGGAGGACCATCGGCCAGACCAATCCGCCTGACCAGAGCCCTACCAAATCGTCCGCCACCTCTGGGGGTGCGTCATCGGCCACCACCGGCTTCGGTTTCTTCTCCAAAGGAGAGCGTCCAGGAGAGAAGAACCCAATCTCAACGGCTTTCAAGAA GTTTTTAGCAGAGCAAGGCAAAAAAACAGAGGACCGTGAGAACGGGCGCGAAGGTGAGCCCGGGTCCGCCTCGGCCGACGCAGAGAGCGGAGGCGCCAAAGCCTCGTACGACCCGAGCCCGGGCTACAGCGGCACCAAGTCCGACAAGAGCCTGCCCTTCCTGGACGAGGACTTGGACCTGGACTTCAGCCAGGAGCGGAAGAGCGAGGTCAAGCCGCCGCCGTCGTCCCTGACGGCCCGCGACCTCGCCGAGGAGCGCTTCGGCAAGTGGGACGACTCCGACTACCCCTCCACCAACAAGGAGCCGCCCGAGGACGTGGAGGAGGAGCTCCAGcacatggaggaggagctgtACCTCAGCCGCAAGCAGGCCCGCGGCAAGGAGGAGCGCAGCgccaagaagaaggagaagaagaagaaccgCGTGAGCCCCACCTCCCCGACGCCGGCCTCCCGGGGCGcccctgccgccgccgccgccgccgagggCCGCACGCGTCCACTATTCCCCGTAGGGAGAGACGACTCGCCCCCGTCCAGAACGGCAGGAAAGAGGGACGAGGACTTTACTAACTTTACCATCAAACCATACCAGGACGAGGGAGAGGG TGGCAGCACGTCCGGCTCGATGGCTAAAGAGCGCCGTTTGTCTCGCGACCTGGTCCACCCGAGTAAGAAAGACCAGGAGTTCCGCTCCATCTTCCAGCACATTCAGGCCGCACAGCTGCGCCGGAGTCCCTCTGAGCTCTACGCTCAGCACATAGTCACCATCGTACACCACATCAAAG CGCAACACTTCCGCTCGTCAGGAATGACTCTAAACGAGCGCTTTGCCATGTACCAAAGACGGGCCACTGAGATGGAAATGATGAAGCCAAAGAAAAGCCCAGAGATCCACAG GAGAATTGATGTGTCTCCCAGTGCTTTTAAGAGGCACGCTCACCTGTTTGAGGATTTCGAGGAGAGCAGCTACAAG GAGGGTAAAAAATATGAGGGCGACCTGCGTCTGGACATAGAGAGGCGTAAAAAGTACCCCACTAAGGACCGCGAGCACAAGCGGGATGGGGGCAAGGGTTCAGGGGGCTCCCGGGGTCCCAGCAGGGAGCGCTCCGCCGAAAAATCCTCCAAACACCACAAAAAGTCCAA GGATCATGTAATGAAATCTTGA